One Nicotiana sylvestris chromosome 12, ASM39365v2, whole genome shotgun sequence genomic window carries:
- the LOC138883472 gene encoding uncharacterized protein — protein sequence MAIDQDVEELLIMGDSDLIIRQAQGEWETRDVKLIPYRQHVEDLGKRFKSIEFRYIPHCHNELADALATLASMLPYPGNARIDPLEIQIRERHGYCNTVEAEPNV from the coding sequence atggcaatcgaccaagatgttgaAGAGTTATTAAtcatgggagactcggatctgattatccgacaagctcaaggagaatgggaaactcgagatgtcaaactTATTCCTTATagacaacatgtggaagatcttggcAAGCggttcaagtcaatagagttcaggtacatccctcaTTGCCATAATGAACTGGCTGATGCgcttgctactttggcctcgatgttgccatacccaggcaatgctcgtattgatcccttggaaatccaaattagGGAAAGGCATGGCTACTGTAATACAGTTGAGGCAGAGCCAAATGTttag